One genomic segment of Pristiophorus japonicus isolate sPriJap1 chromosome 8, sPriJap1.hap1, whole genome shotgun sequence includes these proteins:
- the LOC139268931 gene encoding LOW QUALITY PROTEIN: hydroxycarboxylic acid receptor 1-like (The sequence of the model RefSeq protein was modified relative to this genomic sequence to represent the inferred CDS: inserted 2 bases in 1 codon), which produces MNASTEFDETTLVKVAVPLLLEFILGSIGNAVALWIFCFRLKPWKPSTIYLFNLTIADFLLMCCLPFRXVNEKHWTFGDVACCMLLFMVSLNRAGSIAFLTLVAIDRYFKVVHPHHKLNSISQRYATVGVSFIWILTILMTSYLLFDEHVFKQKNRTYCESFDLYNSSKAAVTWHDVLFAVEFIAPLCIILFCTFSIISKLQHMKSETRRKYKKAIRIVITVAVVFILCFLPSNIGRLIVLITQKADNSKAYKAAVEGFYIMLCLTYLNSMLDPIVYYFSSSKFKNVLHRKSSHTMEMK; this is translated from the exons ATGAATGCCTCAACTGAATTTGACGAAACAACACTGGTTAAGGTTGCAGTACCGTTGCTGTTGGAGTTCATTTTAGGATCAATTGGTAATGCAGTTGCTTTGTGGATCTTTTGTTTTCGGCTGAAACCATGGAAACCAAGTACTATTTATTTGTTCAATCTGACGATAGCAGATTTTCTCTTGATGTGTTGCTTACCATTTCG TGTAAACGAAAAGCACTGGACTTTTGGAGATGTCGCTTGCTGCATGCTATTATTTATGGTCTCCTTGAATCGAGCAGGAAGCATTGCTTTTCTCACGCTTGTGGCAATAGATCGTTATTTTAAAGTTGTTCATCCTCACCATAAACTAAACTCCATATCACAAAGATATGCTACAGTGGGAGTAAGCTTCATATGGATTCTAACAATATTAATGACCTCATACCTTCTCTTCGATGAGCATGTGTTTAAGCAGAAGAACCGCACATACTGTGAGAGTTTCGATTTGTACAATTCTTCCAAAGCTGCTGTAACGTGGCATGATGTACTTTTTGCTGTTGAGTTTATAGCACCACTATGTATTATCCTCTTTTGTACATTCTCAATTATTTCAAAACTTCAGCACATGAAAAGTGAAACTAGAAGAAAATATAAAAAGGCTATACGTATTGTGATAACTGTTGCAGTAGTATTCATTCTCTGTTTTCTGCCCAGCAACATCGGTAGACTAATTGTGCTGATAACACAGAAGGCAGACAATAGCAAGGCTTACAAAGCTGCTGTTGAGGGATTTTATATTATGCTTTGTCTAACTTATCTTAACAGCATGCTTGATCCAATTGTCTATTACTTTTCAAGTTCAAAATTTAAAAACGTTTTACATCGGAAGAGTTCACATACGATGGAAATGAAATAA